A genomic window from Silene latifolia isolate original U9 population chromosome Y, ASM4854445v1, whole genome shotgun sequence includes:
- the LOC141627833 gene encoding uncharacterized protein LOC141627833, translating into MIFRSRCTVQGRVCNLIIDGGSCTNVASTIMVNKLSLPTQEQPNPYKLRWLNKGSEVRVDKQCIVPFSIGKVYKDEVLCDVVPMDACHLLLGRPWEFDRNTTH; encoded by the coding sequence ATGATATTCAGAAGTAGGTGCACTGTCCAAGGGAGGGTGTGTAATCTGATCATTGATGGAGGTAGCTGTACCAATGTAGCTTCCACCATTATGGTCAACAAGCTGAGTTTACCTACCCAGGAGCAGCCCAATCCATACAAGCTAAGATGGTTGAACAAAGGTTCTGAAGTAAGGGTTGACAAGCAGTGCATTGTTCCTTTTTCAATTGGGAAGGTGTACAAAGATGAAGTGTTGTGTGATGTGGTCCCTATGGATGCCTGCCACCTGCTGTTAGGGAGGCCATGGGAGTTtgacaggaataccactcacTAG